From a region of the Fibrobacter sp. UWB16 genome:
- a CDS encoding ABC transporter permease: protein MNPFTLAKIALRALFRNRMRTFLSVLGIVIGVAAVITMVAMGEGSKKSIKEQMTAMGTNAITIMPNQSRRGGVQTESTEMLEEEDVIAIRENATYINGVSPMVTIGGQAIVGNNNSPTTLSGVSADYLKIRNYEIEDGVMFDDEADRMSKVCVIGQTVVKNLFADENPIGKTIRYKSIPLKVIGTLKAKGSGDFGQDQDDVIFTPYQTVMRRFSATTNIRQIYANSIGEGYAAKATEEIMTILKERRNWTKPTDPFRVFTQEEMIQMVTSTSDMLSLVLTAIAGISLFVGGIGIMNIMYVSVTERTKEIGLRMAIGARGRDILLQFLFESVIISLLGGAIGIALGIAASETVKFAMNWPMSVSVTSVIVSFGVCFATGVFFGWYPARKASRLDPIEALRFE, encoded by the coding sequence TTAGCTAAGATTGCTCTCCGCGCATTGTTCCGCAACCGCATGCGCACATTCCTCTCGGTGCTCGGCATCGTCATCGGCGTTGCGGCCGTCATCACCATGGTCGCCATGGGCGAAGGCTCCAAGAAGTCCATCAAGGAACAGATGACTGCGATGGGCACAAACGCCATCACCATCATGCCAAACCAAAGCCGTCGCGGTGGCGTCCAGACAGAATCGACCGAGATGCTTGAAGAAGAAGACGTCATCGCCATCCGCGAAAACGCAACTTACATCAACGGCGTCTCCCCCATGGTAACCATCGGGGGCCAGGCTATAGTTGGAAACAATAACTCTCCCACGACACTTTCCGGCGTCTCTGCAGACTACCTCAAAATCCGCAACTACGAAATAGAAGATGGCGTAATGTTTGACGACGAAGCCGACCGCATGTCAAAAGTTTGCGTCATCGGACAGACCGTAGTGAAGAACCTCTTTGCAGATGAAAACCCCATCGGAAAAACAATCCGTTACAAGAGCATTCCGCTGAAAGTCATCGGCACGCTCAAGGCTAAAGGTTCCGGTGATTTTGGGCAAGACCAGGACGATGTGATTTTCACTCCGTACCAGACCGTGATGAGGCGATTCTCCGCCACGACGAATATCCGACAGATTTACGCGAACTCCATCGGTGAAGGCTACGCTGCAAAAGCCACCGAAGAAATCATGACCATTTTGAAGGAACGCCGCAACTGGACAAAACCGACTGATCCGTTCCGCGTGTTCACGCAAGAAGAAATGATCCAGATGGTCACAAGCACTTCTGACATGCTCTCGCTTGTGCTGACCGCCATCGCAGGGATTAGTTTGTTTGTTGGCGGTATCGGCATCATGAACATCATGTACGTGTCCGTCACAGAACGCACCAAGGAAATCGGGCTACGCATGGCTATTGGCGCCCGCGGCCGCGACATCCTTTTGCAGTTCCTCTTTGAATCCGTGATCATCAGTTTGCTCGGTGGAGCCATCGGAATTGCACTTGGCATTGCCGCCTCTGAAACTGTAAAGTTTGCGATGAACTGGCCTATGAGCGTCTCGGTCACAAGCGTCATCGTGAGCTTTGGCGTGTGCTTTGCCACCGGCGTATTCTTCGGATGGTACCCCGCCCGCAAGGCAAGCAGGCTCGACCCGATAGAAGCACTAAGATTCGAATAA